From one Methylocystis parvus OBBP genomic stretch:
- a CDS encoding TrbC/VirB2 family protein, with the protein MKVFSRSDAMFLGVLVGLALIAGPDSALAQTATFQPLNTALTSVLQFMTGTFATTAATVAVAAVGYLALTSRIPWSWAFSVIVGVALIFGAAQIVQSLTNGQG; encoded by the coding sequence ATGAAGGTTTTTTCGCGTTCCGACGCGATGTTCTTGGGCGTTCTGGTCGGACTGGCGCTGATCGCTGGGCCCGATTCGGCGTTGGCGCAGACGGCGACCTTCCAGCCCCTGAACACCGCGCTGACGAGCGTGCTTCAATTCATGACGGGAACCTTCGCGACAACGGCCGCGACCGTCGCCGTGGCCGCCGTCGGCTATCTCGCGCTCACCTCGCGCATTCCGTGGTCATGGGCCTTCTCGGTCATCGTCGGCGTGGCTCTGATCTTCGGCGCCGCGCAAATCGTCCAATCGCTCACGAACGGGCAGGGCTGA
- a CDS encoding thermonuclease family protein, translated as MLLIRLGVARGPLLCAFAVIAASIADARRADSANGAVPVTPAPKNAPFPVFDVPSTGVQFQTGDTWTQGGQTFRLYAVQSCIRGTTFTNAAGIKRDCGEASIAYFAALIKDAKLRCTALAPSGSVTFAVCAAHIGGQTLDLGTILITQGFAFAATDPRGKPVNFQYAVAEGDAQKNRRGLWASPDLPHPSAILRSAYQKAH; from the coding sequence ATGCTTCTCATCCGTCTTGGCGTTGCTCGCGGACCACTGCTCTGCGCATTCGCGGTGATCGCAGCCTCGATTGCCGACGCTCGACGGGCGGACTCAGCGAACGGAGCTGTTCCAGTAACTCCCGCGCCAAAGAATGCGCCGTTTCCCGTCTTCGACGTCCCCTCGACGGGGGTGCAATTCCAAACGGGAGACACCTGGACGCAAGGCGGGCAGACCTTCCGGCTCTACGCGGTCCAGTCCTGCATTCGCGGGACGACCTTCACCAATGCTGCCGGCATAAAGCGCGATTGCGGAGAAGCCTCGATTGCCTATTTCGCCGCGCTGATCAAAGACGCCAAACTTCGATGCACAGCGCTTGCACCGTCGGGCTCCGTCACCTTCGCCGTCTGCGCCGCCCATATCGGCGGACAGACACTCGACCTCGGCACGATCCTAATAACGCAGGGCTTCGCGTTCGCCGCCACCGATCCCCGCGGGAAACCCGTAAACTTCCAATACGCCGTTGCGGAGGGCGATGCGCAGAAAAACAGGCGTGGCCTCTGGGCTTCGCCCGATCTGCCTCACCCCTCGGCCATCCTTAGAAGCGCCTACCAGAAAGCCCATTGA
- a CDS encoding type IV secretion system protein VirB3: MIRQQAKPRLDPLVGGLTRPPMMLGVPYVLFVMEWCVIVLIFINTKNLLMFLLFAPTHGLAYALTVRDIRFVDILLVRYGKCPITRNHRFWGGDSYKP; the protein is encoded by the coding sequence ATGATCCGGCAACAGGCGAAGCCCCGTCTCGATCCCCTCGTCGGCGGCCTCACAAGGCCGCCCATGATGCTCGGCGTCCCCTATGTGCTGTTCGTGATGGAATGGTGCGTCATCGTTCTCATCTTCATCAACACCAAAAACCTGCTGATGTTTTTGCTGTTCGCGCCCACCCACGGCCTCGCTTACGCGCTGACAGTCCGGGACATTCGGTTCGTCGACATTTTACTCGTGCGGTACGGCAAATGCCCCATCACCCGAAATCACCGGTTTTGGGGTGGGGACTCCTACAAGCCTTAA
- a CDS encoding lytic transglycosylase domain-containing protein — protein MDSQSLRGLVQTEARRAGVDEKLALAILDQESSNGANLNSPRGARGPMMLMPQTAAQYGVKDICNPVENVRGSMLFLKDLVAQFQGNMMLVAAAYNAGSERVYQAKGVPANSETVRYVAAVTNQYYGLGDFSARRGKRGAETSRNGQEAPESETPPVERSRLAKDQDWIGGSVLYVSPDDEGESK, from the coding sequence ATGGATTCGCAAAGCCTGCGAGGCCTAGTCCAAACCGAGGCGCGGCGCGCGGGGGTCGACGAGAAGCTCGCTCTGGCGATTCTCGACCAGGAATCGTCAAACGGGGCCAATCTCAATTCCCCGAGGGGCGCGCGCGGGCCGATGATGCTCATGCCGCAGACCGCCGCCCAATATGGCGTCAAGGACATTTGCAACCCCGTCGAGAATGTCCGGGGGTCGATGCTGTTCCTCAAGGACCTCGTCGCCCAGTTCCAGGGAAACATGATGCTCGTCGCCGCCGCCTACAACGCCGGCAGCGAGCGCGTCTATCAGGCGAAGGGCGTGCCGGCGAACTCGGAAACGGTTCGCTACGTGGCCGCCGTGACCAATCAATATTACGGGCTTGGCGATTTCTCGGCGCGGCGCGGAAAGCGCGGCGCCGAGACGAGCCGCAATGGTCAGGAAGCGCCAGAAAGCGAGACGCCACCAGTCGAAAGGAGCCGTTTGGCGAAAGACCAGGACTGGATCGGCGGGTCGGTTCTCTACGTGTCCCCTGACGATGAAGGAGAGAGCAAATGA
- a CDS encoding VirB4 family type IV secretion system protein: MAKLSAHILNSLKFGAENGREAGVSKHVPYLRHVEEGMLKTKEGHFLMVVKVGGFCFQTADQAEIDMRLSSRNTLIRSMNDSRFAVYSHIIRREVTPEIGGGFDNFFCTELDSRYMANLAHKRMFVNDLYVTIIRRGFQGKVGMADKATSFFRKGLGVEEKEIEREAKRELRDVAANFCREMASYGARILGLRMRHGAVCTEIGEFLTQLLNGGAPFHMALPRMALDAYLPTKRITFGKKALEFRGASEGDTRFAAMLSIREYPAYTGAGMLDGLLRVPHEMIVSQSFALEDRAPVMSHVAKVERQIAASDEAGTEVEVAINTARNELVTGQTVLGYHHLTVCALGRSIREMEKCVQAATQELQNFGTIVVREDMNAEPAFWAQMPGNFAYIARRSLISSRNFVGFASLHNFAVGRREGNRWGPAISILETTSQTPYYFNFHRRQVGNFTVTGPTGSGKTVGLGFLLCQAMRVAPRPRVAFFDKDRGADPLIRAMGGSYEVLVPGVPTGFNPLQLPGSPEDRKFLEDLLKFMVRPRDGLDLGAHQLKIVEGAVDQIFAVPAKDRRFAEVAHLLRGSEKLGQEDLASRFDVWTKARGWLFNNERDSWSASNGVFGFDMTKVLDDDDIRTAALGYIFHRIEGMMDGNPMMLFIDEGWKILTDDKFAGFLNDKLKTIRKLNGIVGFGTQSAKDIVASPMGHTLLEQTPTNIFFPNPKADFESYVTGFKLSEREFEWVINTHPDSRQFLIKHDQDSVIARLDLSNMLDIVKLLSGNVDTVQECEELRARVGDDPRVWVPIFCNWRSA; encoded by the coding sequence GTGGCGAAGCTCTCCGCGCATATTCTCAATTCTTTGAAATTCGGGGCGGAAAACGGCCGCGAGGCCGGCGTCTCGAAGCACGTTCCCTATCTTCGGCATGTCGAGGAGGGCATGCTCAAAACGAAGGAGGGCCACTTCCTGATGGTGGTGAAGGTCGGCGGCTTCTGCTTCCAGACGGCCGACCAGGCGGAGATCGACATGCGGCTCTCGAGCCGCAACACGCTGATCCGCTCGATGAACGACAGCCGCTTCGCCGTCTATTCCCACATCATCCGGCGCGAGGTGACGCCAGAGATCGGCGGCGGCTTCGACAACTTCTTTTGCACGGAGCTCGACTCCCGTTACATGGCGAACCTGGCGCATAAGCGCATGTTCGTGAACGACCTTTATGTGACGATCATCCGCCGGGGGTTTCAGGGCAAGGTCGGCATGGCGGACAAGGCGACGAGCTTTTTCCGCAAGGGGCTCGGCGTCGAAGAAAAGGAGATCGAGCGCGAGGCCAAGCGTGAGCTACGCGACGTTGCGGCCAATTTCTGCAGGGAGATGGCCAGCTACGGGGCGAGAATCCTCGGATTAAGAATGCGCCACGGCGCAGTCTGCACGGAGATCGGCGAGTTCCTGACGCAGCTGCTGAACGGTGGGGCGCCGTTTCACATGGCTCTCCCGCGCATGGCGCTCGACGCCTATCTGCCGACGAAGCGGATTACTTTTGGCAAGAAGGCGCTTGAATTCAGGGGAGCGTCAGAGGGCGACACTCGCTTCGCGGCGATGCTCTCCATTCGCGAGTATCCGGCCTACACGGGCGCCGGGATGCTCGACGGGCTCCTGCGCGTCCCCCACGAAATGATCGTCTCGCAGTCCTTCGCCCTCGAAGACCGCGCGCCGGTCATGTCCCACGTCGCCAAAGTCGAGCGCCAGATCGCCGCTTCGGACGAAGCGGGGACGGAGGTCGAAGTGGCGATCAACACCGCGCGCAACGAGCTCGTCACCGGCCAAACGGTCCTCGGCTACCACCATCTCACAGTCTGCGCCCTCGGCCGCTCCATCCGCGAAATGGAGAAATGCGTTCAGGCGGCGACGCAGGAGCTGCAGAATTTCGGGACGATCGTCGTCCGCGAGGACATGAACGCCGAGCCTGCCTTCTGGGCACAGATGCCGGGGAATTTTGCCTATATCGCCCGGCGCTCCCTGATCTCCTCCCGCAATTTCGTCGGCTTCGCCTCACTGCATAATTTCGCCGTGGGTCGGCGTGAGGGCAATCGCTGGGGGCCGGCGATCTCGATCCTGGAGACGACGAGCCAGACCCCCTATTATTTCAACTTCCATCGGCGGCAGGTCGGCAATTTCACGGTCACTGGTCCTACCGGCTCGGGCAAGACCGTCGGCCTCGGTTTCCTGCTCTGCCAGGCCATGCGCGTGGCTCCGCGCCCGCGCGTCGCTTTTTTCGACAAGGACCGCGGCGCCGATCCGCTCATCCGGGCCATGGGCGGCAGCTACGAAGTACTGGTCCCCGGCGTTCCGACGGGCTTCAACCCGCTACAGCTTCCAGGCTCCCCTGAAGACCGCAAGTTCCTCGAGGACCTCCTCAAATTCATGGTGAGGCCCCGCGACGGTTTGGACCTCGGCGCGCACCAGCTCAAAATCGTCGAAGGCGCGGTCGACCAAATTTTCGCCGTGCCCGCCAAGGATCGCCGCTTCGCGGAAGTCGCGCATCTGCTCAGGGGCAGCGAGAAACTCGGCCAGGAGGATCTGGCGTCAAGGTTCGACGTTTGGACGAAGGCCCGTGGATGGCTTTTCAACAACGAGCGCGACTCGTGGTCGGCGTCGAATGGCGTGTTCGGCTTCGACATGACCAAGGTGCTCGACGATGACGACATCCGCACGGCGGCGCTTGGCTATATCTTCCACCGGATCGAGGGGATGATGGACGGCAATCCAATGATGCTGTTCATCGACGAAGGCTGGAAAATTCTGACCGACGATAAGTTCGCGGGCTTTCTCAACGACAAGCTGAAAACCATCCGCAAGCTCAACGGGATCGTCGGCTTCGGCACGCAGTCGGCGAAGGATATCGTCGCCTCCCCAATGGGGCACACGCTGCTCGAGCAGACGCCCACCAACATCTTCTTCCCGAATCCGAAAGCGGACTTCGAGAGCTATGTGACGGGGTTCAAGCTTTCCGAGCGCGAATTCGAGTGGGTGATCAACACCCATCCCGATTCTCGGCAGTTCCTGATCAAGCATGATCAGGACTCGGTCATCGCGCGGCTCGATCTCTCTAACATGCTCGATATCGTCAAATTACTCTCCGGGAACGTCGACACGGTCCAGGAGTGCGAAGAGCTGCGCGCCCGCGTCGGGGACGACCCGCGCGTATGGGTTCCGATTTTCTGCAATTGGCGCTCCGCGTAG